One Calliopsis andreniformis isolate RMS-2024a chromosome 9, iyCalAndr_principal, whole genome shotgun sequence genomic window carries:
- the Mura gene encoding ring finger protein murashka isoform X2, with protein MNGPGSHQHRGLGMQGRYRAVVTGGTPTGPHLRPPAPPHARAGWHPHNQHPQHGQIPQQYTGNKEYPYRQCPPPRFHNGDCPGVGTSSGSNGKEVSYHGNVGGSSVGYKPAPQHSPQSRGPPTHFPQESVGPPANSPPLHINICGQENTMRGPLLNMSPGLGASGVDMEYRRSSQATNQLPLSPVQIQPSPPYYRQPSQDDGRKSESPSRKRRRISRNGAVSGIEVHETTPPSPTPPPLPSIPSLPSLPNPSPWEFSPAPQRRSPRNHMSTRGSPTMRNRYQRYTDSFGLSHPFLPGHNPHPTIHNSHHGIHGSHHNIHNSHHNLHNSHHNLHNSHHNMHNAHQAHPHHPPGTGHHPAQGANGPVMVDVGQVGVSGLGVAVSGEPLWHPQATGYRIPCQLHGIYAPTGAHAFTHSCPVTHHHGHYSAAHPTHPGHSLVGSIVGAASRGYPTPAGGPVAALHHAHAPPPPVHTTHYTAHHQLSQQREAELELIESHHHHRVGAAAGAPLPLQHSYSPPTLTQVTTPPPIFLSETRNSQLEILQTRSARRAFIRSELRRLRGQLPFPPTPTFLLHFLAMFSNPPLSPYSQAELSSSDSVTENYEALLSLAERLGEAKPRGLTRAEIEQLPSYKFNAETHQGDQTNCVVCMCDFEALQSLRVLPCSHEFHSKCIDKWLRSNRTCPICRGDAGEYFGNSGTGSD; from the exons ATGAACGGCCCAGGGAGTCACCAGCACCGCGGCTTGGGCATGCAGGGACGTTACAGGGCCGTAGTAACCGGTGGCACTCCCACAGGGCCTCACTTGCGCCCTCCAGCGCCACCTCACGCCCGCGCCGGATGGCACCCTCATAATCAGCACCCTCAGCATGGCCAGATACCTCAGCAATACACCGGCAACAAGGAATACCCGTATCGACAGTGTCCACCGCCACGCTTCCATAATGG GGATTGTCCTGGGGTTGGTACGTCTTCCGGCTCAAACGGTAAGGAAGTCTCGTATCACGGGAACGTAGGTGGATCCAGCGTGGGGTACAAGCCGGCCCCACAGCACAGTCCGCAGTCGAGGGGTCCACCGACTCATTTCCCACAGGAATCGGTGGGTCCACCGGCCAATTCTCCGCCATTGCATATCAACATCTGCGGTCAA GAGAACACGATGCGTGGTCCATTATTGAACATGAGTCCAGGCCTTGGAGCTAGCGGCGTCGATATGGAGTACCGTAGAAGTTCTCAAG CCACCAACCAGCTACCTCTGAGCCCTGTGCAAATCCAGCCGTCGCCGCCATACTATAGACAGCCTAGTCAGGATGATGGTAGAAAG AGCGAATCTCCATCCAGGAAGCGACGTCGAATATCGCGCAACGGCGCCGTCTCCGGGATAGAGGTTCACGAAACAACACCCCCGTCGCCTACGCCACCACCGTTACCCTCCATACCCTCTCTGCCATCACTCCCGAACCCTTCGCCCTGGGAATTCTCGCCAGCGCCCCAAAGGCGATCGCCCCGCAATCACATGTCCACACGCGGCAGCCCTACCATGAGGAATCGTTATCAACGATATACAGACTCTTTCGGGCTGTCCCATCCTTTCCTTCCTGGTCATAATCCCCATCCGACGATCCACAACTCCCATCACGGGATCCACGGCTCCCATCACAATATCCACAACTCGCATCACAATCTGCACAACTCGCATCACAATCTGCACAATTCCCATCACAATATGCATAACGCGCACCAGGCGCATCCCCATCATCCACCTGGCACTGGACACCACCCTGCTCAGGGGGCGAACGGTCCTGTGATGGTCGACGTTGGCCAAGTCGGTGTTTCTGGCCTGGGAGTCGCCGTTAGTGGGGAACCACTCTGGCATCCGCAGGCGACAGGTTATAGAATCCCTTGTCAGCTGCACGGAATATACGCACCGACTGGGGCGCACGCGTTTACACACTCGTGTCCA GTCACACATCATCACGGCCACTATTCAGCGGCTCACCCGACCCACCCAGGTCATAGTCTGGTTGGTTCGATAGTTGGCGCAGCATCTAGGGGCTACCCAACGCCAGCCGGAGGTCCTGTCGCTGCTCTTCACCACGCTCACGCGCCTCCACCACCCGTCCATACTACTCACTATACTGCACACCATCAACTTTCACAACAG CGAGAGGCTGAACTAGAGTTAATAGAGTCCCATCATCATCACCGCGTCGGGGCTGCCGCCGGTGCACCTTTACCTCTGCAGCACTCGTATTCACCACCAACTCTCACTCAAGTCACGACACCTCCTCCTATATTCCTATCAGAAACAAGAAACAGTCAGTTGGAAATACTTCAAACGAGATCCGCGAGACGCGCTTTCATTCGATCGGAGTTGAGAAGATTGAGAGGACAGCTACCGTTTCCGCCGACTCCAACATTCTTATTGCACTTCTT AGCGATGTTCAGCAACCCGCCATTATCTCCGTACAGTCAGGCAGAGTTGTCCTCGTCAGATTCAGTAACCGAGAATTACGAGGCTTTGCTGTCCCTAGCGGAGAGATTGGGGGAGGCGAAACCAAGAGGACTAACGCGGGCCGAGATCGAGCAGCTGCCTTCATACAAATTCAACGCAGAGACGCATCAGGGAGACCAGACGAACTGCGTCGTTTGCATGTGCGACTTCGAGGCTTTGCAGTCGCTACGCGTTCTGCCATGCTCTCACGAGTTCCACTCTAAGTGCATTGACAAGTGGCTCAGG
- the Mura gene encoding ring finger protein murashka isoform X1, translating into MNGPGSHQHRGLGMQGRYRAVVTGGTPTGPHLRPPAPPHARAGWHPHNQHPQHGQIPQQYTGNKEYPYRQCPPPRFHNGYTILQHLWDCPGVGTSSGSNGKEVSYHGNVGGSSVGYKPAPQHSPQSRGPPTHFPQESVGPPANSPPLHINICGQENTMRGPLLNMSPGLGASGVDMEYRRSSQATNQLPLSPVQIQPSPPYYRQPSQDDGRKSESPSRKRRRISRNGAVSGIEVHETTPPSPTPPPLPSIPSLPSLPNPSPWEFSPAPQRRSPRNHMSTRGSPTMRNRYQRYTDSFGLSHPFLPGHNPHPTIHNSHHGIHGSHHNIHNSHHNLHNSHHNLHNSHHNMHNAHQAHPHHPPGTGHHPAQGANGPVMVDVGQVGVSGLGVAVSGEPLWHPQATGYRIPCQLHGIYAPTGAHAFTHSCPVTHHHGHYSAAHPTHPGHSLVGSIVGAASRGYPTPAGGPVAALHHAHAPPPPVHTTHYTAHHQLSQQREAELELIESHHHHRVGAAAGAPLPLQHSYSPPTLTQVTTPPPIFLSETRNSQLEILQTRSARRAFIRSELRRLRGQLPFPPTPTFLLHFLAMFSNPPLSPYSQAELSSSDSVTENYEALLSLAERLGEAKPRGLTRAEIEQLPSYKFNAETHQGDQTNCVVCMCDFEALQSLRVLPCSHEFHSKCIDKWLRSNRTCPICRGDAGEYFGNSGTGSD; encoded by the exons ATGAACGGCCCAGGGAGTCACCAGCACCGCGGCTTGGGCATGCAGGGACGTTACAGGGCCGTAGTAACCGGTGGCACTCCCACAGGGCCTCACTTGCGCCCTCCAGCGCCACCTCACGCCCGCGCCGGATGGCACCCTCATAATCAGCACCCTCAGCATGGCCAGATACCTCAGCAATACACCGGCAACAAGGAATACCCGTATCGACAGTGTCCACCGCCACGCTTCCATAATGGGTATACGATTCTGCAGCACCTTTG GGATTGTCCTGGGGTTGGTACGTCTTCCGGCTCAAACGGTAAGGAAGTCTCGTATCACGGGAACGTAGGTGGATCCAGCGTGGGGTACAAGCCGGCCCCACAGCACAGTCCGCAGTCGAGGGGTCCACCGACTCATTTCCCACAGGAATCGGTGGGTCCACCGGCCAATTCTCCGCCATTGCATATCAACATCTGCGGTCAA GAGAACACGATGCGTGGTCCATTATTGAACATGAGTCCAGGCCTTGGAGCTAGCGGCGTCGATATGGAGTACCGTAGAAGTTCTCAAG CCACCAACCAGCTACCTCTGAGCCCTGTGCAAATCCAGCCGTCGCCGCCATACTATAGACAGCCTAGTCAGGATGATGGTAGAAAG AGCGAATCTCCATCCAGGAAGCGACGTCGAATATCGCGCAACGGCGCCGTCTCCGGGATAGAGGTTCACGAAACAACACCCCCGTCGCCTACGCCACCACCGTTACCCTCCATACCCTCTCTGCCATCACTCCCGAACCCTTCGCCCTGGGAATTCTCGCCAGCGCCCCAAAGGCGATCGCCCCGCAATCACATGTCCACACGCGGCAGCCCTACCATGAGGAATCGTTATCAACGATATACAGACTCTTTCGGGCTGTCCCATCCTTTCCTTCCTGGTCATAATCCCCATCCGACGATCCACAACTCCCATCACGGGATCCACGGCTCCCATCACAATATCCACAACTCGCATCACAATCTGCACAACTCGCATCACAATCTGCACAATTCCCATCACAATATGCATAACGCGCACCAGGCGCATCCCCATCATCCACCTGGCACTGGACACCACCCTGCTCAGGGGGCGAACGGTCCTGTGATGGTCGACGTTGGCCAAGTCGGTGTTTCTGGCCTGGGAGTCGCCGTTAGTGGGGAACCACTCTGGCATCCGCAGGCGACAGGTTATAGAATCCCTTGTCAGCTGCACGGAATATACGCACCGACTGGGGCGCACGCGTTTACACACTCGTGTCCA GTCACACATCATCACGGCCACTATTCAGCGGCTCACCCGACCCACCCAGGTCATAGTCTGGTTGGTTCGATAGTTGGCGCAGCATCTAGGGGCTACCCAACGCCAGCCGGAGGTCCTGTCGCTGCTCTTCACCACGCTCACGCGCCTCCACCACCCGTCCATACTACTCACTATACTGCACACCATCAACTTTCACAACAG CGAGAGGCTGAACTAGAGTTAATAGAGTCCCATCATCATCACCGCGTCGGGGCTGCCGCCGGTGCACCTTTACCTCTGCAGCACTCGTATTCACCACCAACTCTCACTCAAGTCACGACACCTCCTCCTATATTCCTATCAGAAACAAGAAACAGTCAGTTGGAAATACTTCAAACGAGATCCGCGAGACGCGCTTTCATTCGATCGGAGTTGAGAAGATTGAGAGGACAGCTACCGTTTCCGCCGACTCCAACATTCTTATTGCACTTCTT AGCGATGTTCAGCAACCCGCCATTATCTCCGTACAGTCAGGCAGAGTTGTCCTCGTCAGATTCAGTAACCGAGAATTACGAGGCTTTGCTGTCCCTAGCGGAGAGATTGGGGGAGGCGAAACCAAGAGGACTAACGCGGGCCGAGATCGAGCAGCTGCCTTCATACAAATTCAACGCAGAGACGCATCAGGGAGACCAGACGAACTGCGTCGTTTGCATGTGCGACTTCGAGGCTTTGCAGTCGCTACGCGTTCTGCCATGCTCTCACGAGTTCCACTCTAAGTGCATTGACAAGTGGCTCAGG
- the Mura gene encoding ring finger protein murashka isoform X3, whose protein sequence is MTATRECYPIRDCPGVGTSSGSNGKEVSYHGNVGGSSVGYKPAPQHSPQSRGPPTHFPQESVGPPANSPPLHINICGQENTMRGPLLNMSPGLGASGVDMEYRRSSQATNQLPLSPVQIQPSPPYYRQPSQDDGRKSESPSRKRRRISRNGAVSGIEVHETTPPSPTPPPLPSIPSLPSLPNPSPWEFSPAPQRRSPRNHMSTRGSPTMRNRYQRYTDSFGLSHPFLPGHNPHPTIHNSHHGIHGSHHNIHNSHHNLHNSHHNLHNSHHNMHNAHQAHPHHPPGTGHHPAQGANGPVMVDVGQVGVSGLGVAVSGEPLWHPQATGYRIPCQLHGIYAPTGAHAFTHSCPVTHHHGHYSAAHPTHPGHSLVGSIVGAASRGYPTPAGGPVAALHHAHAPPPPVHTTHYTAHHQLSQQREAELELIESHHHHRVGAAAGAPLPLQHSYSPPTLTQVTTPPPIFLSETRNSQLEILQTRSARRAFIRSELRRLRGQLPFPPTPTFLLHFLAMFSNPPLSPYSQAELSSSDSVTENYEALLSLAERLGEAKPRGLTRAEIEQLPSYKFNAETHQGDQTNCVVCMCDFEALQSLRVLPCSHEFHSKCIDKWLRSNRTCPICRGDAGEYFGNSGTGSD, encoded by the exons GGATTGTCCTGGGGTTGGTACGTCTTCCGGCTCAAACGGTAAGGAAGTCTCGTATCACGGGAACGTAGGTGGATCCAGCGTGGGGTACAAGCCGGCCCCACAGCACAGTCCGCAGTCGAGGGGTCCACCGACTCATTTCCCACAGGAATCGGTGGGTCCACCGGCCAATTCTCCGCCATTGCATATCAACATCTGCGGTCAA GAGAACACGATGCGTGGTCCATTATTGAACATGAGTCCAGGCCTTGGAGCTAGCGGCGTCGATATGGAGTACCGTAGAAGTTCTCAAG CCACCAACCAGCTACCTCTGAGCCCTGTGCAAATCCAGCCGTCGCCGCCATACTATAGACAGCCTAGTCAGGATGATGGTAGAAAG AGCGAATCTCCATCCAGGAAGCGACGTCGAATATCGCGCAACGGCGCCGTCTCCGGGATAGAGGTTCACGAAACAACACCCCCGTCGCCTACGCCACCACCGTTACCCTCCATACCCTCTCTGCCATCACTCCCGAACCCTTCGCCCTGGGAATTCTCGCCAGCGCCCCAAAGGCGATCGCCCCGCAATCACATGTCCACACGCGGCAGCCCTACCATGAGGAATCGTTATCAACGATATACAGACTCTTTCGGGCTGTCCCATCCTTTCCTTCCTGGTCATAATCCCCATCCGACGATCCACAACTCCCATCACGGGATCCACGGCTCCCATCACAATATCCACAACTCGCATCACAATCTGCACAACTCGCATCACAATCTGCACAATTCCCATCACAATATGCATAACGCGCACCAGGCGCATCCCCATCATCCACCTGGCACTGGACACCACCCTGCTCAGGGGGCGAACGGTCCTGTGATGGTCGACGTTGGCCAAGTCGGTGTTTCTGGCCTGGGAGTCGCCGTTAGTGGGGAACCACTCTGGCATCCGCAGGCGACAGGTTATAGAATCCCTTGTCAGCTGCACGGAATATACGCACCGACTGGGGCGCACGCGTTTACACACTCGTGTCCA GTCACACATCATCACGGCCACTATTCAGCGGCTCACCCGACCCACCCAGGTCATAGTCTGGTTGGTTCGATAGTTGGCGCAGCATCTAGGGGCTACCCAACGCCAGCCGGAGGTCCTGTCGCTGCTCTTCACCACGCTCACGCGCCTCCACCACCCGTCCATACTACTCACTATACTGCACACCATCAACTTTCACAACAG CGAGAGGCTGAACTAGAGTTAATAGAGTCCCATCATCATCACCGCGTCGGGGCTGCCGCCGGTGCACCTTTACCTCTGCAGCACTCGTATTCACCACCAACTCTCACTCAAGTCACGACACCTCCTCCTATATTCCTATCAGAAACAAGAAACAGTCAGTTGGAAATACTTCAAACGAGATCCGCGAGACGCGCTTTCATTCGATCGGAGTTGAGAAGATTGAGAGGACAGCTACCGTTTCCGCCGACTCCAACATTCTTATTGCACTTCTT AGCGATGTTCAGCAACCCGCCATTATCTCCGTACAGTCAGGCAGAGTTGTCCTCGTCAGATTCAGTAACCGAGAATTACGAGGCTTTGCTGTCCCTAGCGGAGAGATTGGGGGAGGCGAAACCAAGAGGACTAACGCGGGCCGAGATCGAGCAGCTGCCTTCATACAAATTCAACGCAGAGACGCATCAGGGAGACCAGACGAACTGCGTCGTTTGCATGTGCGACTTCGAGGCTTTGCAGTCGCTACGCGTTCTGCCATGCTCTCACGAGTTCCACTCTAAGTGCATTGACAAGTGGCTCAGG